The following DNA comes from Malania oleifera isolate guangnan ecotype guangnan chromosome 12, ASM2987363v1, whole genome shotgun sequence.
atttaaaatatactagaaataatcatatatcattttattatttattatgacatattagttattaATGAAACATGATTCAATTCTAAAATAAAGAACAactattaatttaaataaatataaaataattaattttttaattttaattaataatattctTTTTAATATGATAGTATGTGTTGTAAacatacattaataacaagatcatttttaattaaaaataataattttatattattttatttaatataaatcatttaaatattaattaaaaataattaatataattattagtTATAAgttattaatattttcaaatatattcttaaaaataattatatatcttattattatatattataacatattaattattgataaaatataataacataaactTAAGTACTCCACAAAAGACAAATGTGAGTATCTAAATATCaattattttaaatacaaccaaacaccatttacaacattttttaaattttacatttACTACCAGtacttattaaaatttttttttttttttaatatttctctAGTAGTTCAAAAAATCCCTTATACTCCTCAAACTATTATTTTTTTGTcaagtatatataaaaaaaaaattcttttttgacaaatttctgaaaatactgtaaaatttgTAAAGATCTGAAAGAAGAACATCATAATTGTTTAtcaaattcttttaaaaaaataataataaaaggcaCTAAAATTAACATCACATCATAATCAAACCAGCAATATTTCTCACCAAGGATCTGATCCCACATTCAAAGGGATGGACCCCCACTCGTCACTGCCAAGAGAGGCCATGCGCCCGAGTCATGTGGGCCCCTATTTGGTCGCAGGAAAGGGACGCTTGTAGAGCAACCCTTCACCCACTCCCCCTTAATAGTTAACTCTTCCCGCACACAGATATGACATCAACACACACTCACACTCACACTCACACTCCCTAATTAACAAATTTATCGATATCTAAGGGGTGGGTCCCGTCCGTTACTAGGTCTTCATCCTTATCCGCCACCTCCTCTGTCCCCCTCCAATTTTCAACCCACCCCCACACTTACCTTCTTTTAATTTTCCACCTATGTTAAATAGTTTCACcactaaattaattaatttaggttTTTTTCTCGGTAAAAATGACACTTGGAAGCACCAGAAAACCCCACCTGGGAACTGTAATTACCTCACGGGAAAGAGGATATTTTTAAGCCTCAACTTCTATATAAACAACCCCACACAAAGGCAAAAAATTACGCTACGCAGATAGTtaacccagagagagagagagagagagaaagagagatccaGGGAAAAAGGTGAGGATGGTGTTGCTAGAGAAGCTTTGGGACGACGTTCTGGCCGGACCTCAACCTGACCGAGGCCTCGGCAGGCTCCGGAAGATCACCACCAAGCCCCTCTCCTTcaaaggtctctctctctctctctctcttcccctctGATCTCCAGAGAGggataaagattttttttttttccaagtttcTTATCGGCGCGCGTGTCCTCAATTATTGTGTGCGGTCgtttgtttatgcatggaaaaaTACTAATTAGTATCGCGTAGATGCATGGCGTgtgatttttaatttaatttaaatggcTACGCAGATGCTATGGACGTGGGAGAAAGCAGCAAGTATCAGAGGTCAATGTCCATGCCTGCTACTCCCACGACGCCATCAACGCCGTCATCGGCGTCATCACCGGCAGCACAAAAGGACAACGTGTGGAGGAGCGTCTTCAACCCCGGCAGCAACCTCGCCACCAAAAATATTGGCGCTCATGTCTTCGACAAACCTCATCACCCCAACTCTCCCACCGTTTATGACTGGTACGTATGTCTTAAaacacgcacgcacgcacacgcGCACGCGCACGCGCACGCGCACGATGATGAAGATGCGTGCGACGTGctccatatatatataagatgaaGAAAATGATCGGGGATAGAAGCTAACCGTTGATCTTGCGACTTGAAGGGGTGATATATTAGACCGTGTTCTTGAATTGGACGGCTTGGATCTGATTTGCGATTAACTGCTTGgtttgattttattaattttatttcaacattaattttattataaatatcACAGGCTTTACAGTGGGGAGACCAAGAGTCAACACCGCTGAGTGGTACTCCGATTGTTTGCTGATCTCGAGATGAGGAATCTGGTGCATGTACatagtctcttttttttttttgttcttttcggTGTATGCAACGTGTCCTTGTTTTGTGATTACGTGTCCGAGTCCCGACTCAGCGagtaagatatttttttttttctttttatgtttttctgtTTTTTGAGTTTTAAGTTATGTAAGGTGTGTGACGGTGCACGGTCGATGAGGCTACTCACTGTACGATAGGCCGTGGACGGCGATGATGAGCTCCgctttattaatatttttatagtaattaaataaattagtgCTTTttatttgtacttttttttttttttattgttttaagaAATTTTTGGTATAATTTAATGCGGTAGGTTTATCCAATTATCCTGTTCAGGATTTTTCAAATGTGTACACGGACCCACATGCTAAATGATTGCatatttatacaattaaaaaaaGCAAATGGATCAATGAGGATTGGGCCCCTTGCAGGCCCATGGTGGAACAACTCCTTGAGTGCGCAATTGGAGGATAATAATTAATAATCATGGCGGCCTTGGGCCGGGCCCATGCCCAGCAACTCTCACTAGGACATTTTGGCAGTTTGTACTTGGGGTTGGATTTGTGTACACCATGCGATTATGCCagatcaaatattttttttaaataaaaagttgAGTACACCCACAGAGAGTTGGATAAACCCTTGCATGAGTTAAACCTATACTGATGAagagcaatatatatatatagattgggAAGCATTGGAAAGAATTACCGCCATTGTAAGACGGCATCACAATTCGATTGATCATCTAAATGCTCGGCATCACAATTCGATTGAACGACGACAACTCCTATccaaaatatataaaaacattTAAACTGTACCTTCTGAAGTTTTTCAAACGCCCTAAACAGTGTCAATTCCAAGACTGCCACATTTTATAACGCTGGAAACTTCATCAGAACATAAGCCCTATCTGAGATCCTAAATGTGTTCCTCTATTCACCTTAAATACTAGAAATTGTGCAGCAATGGCCTGTGCTTGCATGCCCAGCAATCAATTCGGTGTGAATTTCCTAATCCAACAACTTTCTCCGGTACACCAGAAGCTGGAAAAAACAAGAAATGAAAATTGATTACTTGATTATTTCAAAGTAAAAACACTATCAATTTAATTTTACATTAGATGTGTTTCTTTTGTGttatgaaatttatttatatGGACTTTAGAAGGAGGAGCTTACCAGTTGACCTTGATTAAAACAACTACTTGTTAGTCCAGCCAAAGTTTCTTGTGCTTCCAAAATTTGCAAGGCGTCTTTACACGAATCTATAATGGAATTGGAAATTGACGTGGAATAGTTGAGATTCAGTCTGGGATGATGCCCTCTGACTGCCAATATTTCAACTTCATCAGCTTGCAATGCCGTCTGAAGAGAAATATACTGCATTGCAGCATGCATTTGAACAAATTTTAGCCGTAATAGCAGAAGCCTCCAAATGTAATGgcttataataaataaatgaaaattagaGTTTAGGTAGAAGAAAATTCACTTGGCATAGGTGTCTGATTGACAAGTTTGGCCTGCAACTAAGGTACGGCCGCTGCAGATTGGGTATTCTTTGCTCGTCAAAAGAAACCAGCACGAGATGGGTATCCAACTGCAATAACAGGAAGAAAAACATTGAAACATGTTAGTACAGTGCAGGTAAGATCTCATCAGGTGTGTAGCATTCCAACATAaataacctatatatatataaacattgaTCTCACAAGATCAATAAAGGGCAATTAAAATTAATCATTCCATTGCTTGAAACTAGATGAAAACATTGTATTTGACTTTGGGGATCTCCCTTGCAATTGCTCGTGCTATTCAGGAGAACTAAGTGCATACGATGACCACCCGAAGGTTGTAATCTAACTTGTCAGTTGGCACCATATATGTGAGTAGATACTGCACATGACAACAAAGCGCATGAGACCACCACCTGAAGCTGTAGTATGTCAGTTACCTCGTCATTGCTATCTTCCAGATTTCGGAGGCGATCCACTAACTTTGAGAGCCGGCCAATCCGCGCATTCCTACCATTGCCACCATTCGAACTTCCATATCGGGTGTG
Coding sequences within:
- the LOC131144174 gene encoding dormancy-associated protein 1-like isoform X2, which codes for MVLLEKLWDDVLAGPQPDRGLGRLRKITTKPLSFKDAMDVGESSKYQRSMSMPATPTTPSTPSSASSPAAQKDNVWRSVFNPGSNLATKNIGAHVFDKPHHPNSPTVYDWLYSGETKSQHR
- the LOC131144174 gene encoding auxin-repressed 12.5 kDa protein-like isoform X1, producing MVLLEKLWDDVLAGPQPDRGLGRLRKITTKPLSFKDAMDVGESSKYQRSMSMPATPTTPSTPSSASSPAAQKDNVWRSVFNPGSNLATKNIGAHVFDKPHHPNSPTVYDWYVCLKTRTHAHAHAHAHAHDDEDACDVLHIYIR